The Chryseobacterium glaciei DNA window AAACTGCAGGAGAATCTTTTTTAAAGGAAAAAAATCATTTATTAACCAAGATCATTCATCTTGAAGATAATGCCAACAATTATAGTGATGCTGAACGAAAACAGCACTCCGAGTGGCAGTTAAAAGACTTGATTGAAAAAACAAAATATCTCATCAGTACTTCAGATATTTATAAGGAAGAAAATCAAATTCCGGAATTTGAAAGTGCAGATGAAATTTTAAAATATTCAAGAGAATTAATTGAAAATGTTGAAAAAATAGCTCAGCAAAAAAGAACGCATATTACAGAACTGGATTTAGCGTTAATTATTTCTCAAAAAACCAACATACCGATCGGAAAACTGAAAGAAGAAGAAAAACAAAGACTCAACGATATGGAAAATGTCTTGGCAAAACGTGTTGTCGGGCAAGATCATGCTATTTCCATCGTTTCGGAAGCTGTGCTGGAAACCCGTTCAGGACTAAGTAAAGCCGGACAACCCATCGGATCTTTCTTCTTTTTAGGACCAACAGGAACCGGCAAAACAGAACTTGCAAAATCGTTGGCAGAATTCTTATTTCAGGACGAAAATGCCATCATCCGTTTTGATATGTCTGAATTTAAGGAAGAACATTCCGCAGCGTTGCTTTATGGAGCTCCTCCGGGATATGTTGGATATGAGGAAGGCGGACTTTTAGTGAATAAAATCAGGCAAAAGCCCTATTCCATTGTTCTTTTTGATGAAATTGAAAAAGCACACGCATCAGTTTTTGATGTTTTCTTACAAATTATGGATGAAGGAAAACTTCACGACAGATTGGGTAAAGAAGGAGATTTTTCGAATGCCATTATTTTATTTACCTCAAACATTGGTTCAGAATTTATTGTAGAATCATTTGGAAAAGGAGAAATTCCGCCCTCTTCAAAATTACTGGAAATGATGAGCCGTTTTTTCCGTCCTGAATTTTTAGGAAGACTAACGGAAACTATTCCTTTTGCTCCTATCAGCAGAGAAAATGCACTGAAAATTTTCGAAATTCATCTTAAAAAAGAATTATTAGATCTTGTAAAAAATCTAAATATTGAATTAAGCATTACTCAGGAAGCCAAAGAGTTTTTATCAATGGAAGGTTATGACATTAAATATGGAGCAAGACCGTTAAAAGGTATTATCAGAGGGCGACTAAGAAGACCTTTAGCTAAAAAAATTGTTGCGGACGAATATAAAGAAGGCGATAAAGTAGAAGTTTCTCTGGAAAATAACGATTTGGTTTGGAAGAAAATTAGTTAGACTTAAATTGTATGTTTCACCACAAAATGCACAAATATTTTCACAAATAAACACAATTTTACTATCAATAGGAGCAGACTTTAGTCCGCTTAAAAATATATAATGATAGTTGGCTTTAGCCAAAACTTAAATATTTTTATAAATAAATTTAGATTCTTTTAAGAATCCAAGATGTGAAGAATCAATAATTAACTGTTTGTATATTCAAATTTCAAACTTATAAAATCAATTAACCAAATTCAAACTTCGGATATGATTTTAGGAGAAAAAATTCAGTGGAATTCTACTTAATTTTAAATACTTATCATAAATTATATAATAAGATACATTCTTAAACCACTGAAAATAAACAGTAAATAAAAAGCTTACCATAACAATTTACAAATTCATAAAAAACAATCACATATTATATAAAATTATTACATTTAAAGGCTTAATAATTATTTAGTTCTAAAGTTTTAAATATTTATAAATTTTAATCATAATTCATGCAATCGATTACATTTTTAAATTTAAAATAGAATTTTAGGATAAATCAAGAATAAAATTAACGTAATAAATTAAAACTAAACAAAATATAATGGCAATTACAACAGGTAACAAAGAGTATTTTAAGGGAATAGACAAGATCCAATTTGAAGGAAGAGAATCAGACAACCCGTTAGCATTTAAATATTACGATGAAAATAAAGTCGTCCGTGGAAAAACGATGAAAGAATATTTCAAATTTGCAACGGCTTACTGGCATACATTCTGCGCAACAGGCGGAGACCCGTTCGGAGTGGGAACTCAACATTTTGACTGGCTGGCTTCTTCAGATGCTAAGCAAAGAGCAACAGAAAAGATGGATGCCGCTTTCGAGTTTTTCACAAAATTGGGTGTTCCTTACTATTGTTTTCATGATTATGATTTGATCGATGAAGCAGATAATTTCAAAGAATCAACCAAAAGATTAGAATTTATTACTGATTATGCTAAAGAAAAGCAGACTGCTTCAGGTGTAAAATTATTGTGGGGAACTTCGAATTGTTTCTCCAACCCAAGATTCATGAATGGGGCGGCAACAAATCCATCTTTTGATGTATTGGCTTATGCAGGCGGACAAGTGAAAAATGCGTTGGATGCAACCATTAAGTTAGGTGGAGAAAATTACGTTTTCTGGGGCGGTCGTGAAGGCTATATGTCTTTGCTAAACACCAACATGAAACGTGAACTTGAACATATGGCGAAATTCTTACATATGGCGAAAGATTATGCGCGTTCGCAAGGTTTCAAAGGAACATTTTTCATCGAGCCAAAACCGATGGAGCCTACAAAACATCAGTATGATTTTGATGCAGCAACTTGTTTAAACTTCCTTCGCCAATACGATTTATTAGGTGATTTTAAATTAAATCTTGAAGTAAATCACGCTACTCTAGCCCAACATACTTTTGAACATGAATTACAAGTTGCTGCCGATAATAACGTTTTAGGAAGTATCGATGCCAACAGAGGAGATTATCAAAATGGTTGGGATACAGACCAATTCCCTGTTGATTTATATGAAATGACTCAGGCGATGTTGGTCATCATTGAAGCAGGTGGATTCCAAGGTGGAGGAGTAAATTTTGATGCAAAAATCAGAAGAAATTCGACAGACTTAGAAGATATTTTCATCGCTCACATCAGCGGAATGGACAATTTTGCAAGAGCTTTCCTAGCTGCTGATAAAATTTTAGAAAAATCAAAATATTCTGAGATCAGAACCAACAGATATTCTTCTTTCGACAACGGAAAAGGAAAAGATTTTGAAGAAGGAAAATTATCCCTTGCGGATCTAGCTTCTCATGCAGCAGGACTTGGAGAAGTAGGTAGAGAAAGCGGTAAGCAGGAATATCTGGAAAGCTTAATTAATCAATATTTATAGTTATTAAACACAAATTGCACTACTATATTGCACTAATAACACTAAACTAGTTTGTGTTTTTTGTGAAAGAATTTGTGTCATTTGTGTTTAAGCAAAAATTAATCACAATTAAAACTAAACTATGCAAATTATAGATTCGGGGCCGAAATATTCCTCAGGAACAAAGGTCAAAATCAATATGGTATATGTCACCATGCTCACATTGGTTGCCACTTTGGGCGGACTTTTGTTTGGATACGACACCGCAGTAATTTCAGGAGCTGAAAAATCAATTCAGGAGTATTTGATCATTCCATTGGGATTGAGTTCGTTGGCACATGGAGCGACGATTTCCAGTGCTTTGATCGGCTGTATCATCGGAGGTGCAGTTTCAGGGTATATTTCAACCAGATTAGGAAGAAAAAAATCTTTGATGCTTGCTGCATTTTTGTTTTTCATCAGTGCTTTGGGAGCTGCTTATCCTGAATTTTTATTTTTTAAGCACGGTGAACATTCAATGGGTGTTTTGCTGGCTTTTAATTTTTATCGAATTATTGGCGGTATCGGTGTTGGACTTGCCTCTGCAGTTTGTCCGATGTACATTGGTGAAATTGCCCCTGCCGAAGTCCGTGGAAGATTAGTTTCTTTAAATCAATTTGCTATTATTTTCGGGATGTTGGTTGTTTATTTTGTCAACTGGGGAATTGCCGATGGAAAAAGCCTTGAATGGATCAACGAAATCGGATGGCGTTATATGTTCTTATCACTAACGATTCCTGCAGTGTTGTTCGGAGTTTTATTGTTTTTCGTTCCGGAAACGCCACGTTATCTTACCTTGATTAAACAAGATGATGAAGCATTAAAAATTTTAACCAAAATAAACGGTGAAGCACGAGCAAAAGAGATATTTTCTGAGATAAAAGGAACCGTTGCAGAACATAAAAGTGAGATTTTCGCGTTTGGAAAAACAGTAATCATTCTGGGGATTTTGCTTTCTGTTTTTCAGCAATTTGTAGGAATTAATGTTGCTTTATACTACGCTCCGAGGATTTTTGAAAGTATGGGTGTTCATAAAGATGCATCCATGCTGCAAACTGTTGTGATGGGATTGGTTAACGTAGTTTTCACGGTTGTTGCTATTTTCACGGTTGATAAATGGGGCAGAAAACCTTTATTGATAATCGGTTCCATCGGAATGGCAATCGGAATGTTTGCGATCGCTATTTTCTCGTATTATCATATTATCGGGATTGCAACGTTGGTTTTCATTATTGTTTATACCGCTTCTTTTATGATGTCTTGGGGGCCAATTTGCTGGGTTTTAATCTCAGAAATTTTCCCGAATAAAATCAGAGGAAGTGCCATTGCAATCGCAGTTGCCGCACAATGGGCAGCCAATTATTTGATCTCTTCAACCTATCCTTTTATGATGGAATTCAGTGGAGCTTTCACATACGGTTTTTACGGAGTAATGAGCGTTTTATCATTAATCTTTGTCTGGAAAATGGTTCCTGAAACAAAAGGAAGATCTTTGGAAGACATTGAAAAAATCTGGAAAAAGTAAAGTATTTTTTATATCAGTTAGTAAAATAGGGCATCGATTTTTCGGTGTCCTATTTTGGTTAAATTAACCACACATTTTTGATGTTTAAATTCATCATTAAATGTCATTTTTTATGATAAGTACTATTGATTATATGCAAGTACAGCTTTTTATCACATATAGAAAACAGCCTTAAAACAAAGATAACTAAGCATTTAAATACATTTTATCTTTAATTTAATCATAACCAGTCATAACCTGATATAAAATACATAATATTTCCTGTCTGATAGTTATAATTTGATTAAATTTACCTCAACAACGTATATCATTTTGACATACACAAAACAGCTAGAAAAACTCATTTATGAATAAGAAAAGTGCCACCATATACGATATTTCGAAGAAAATTAATGTAAGTGTGGCTACTGTTTCCAGGGCGCTTAATGATCATCCGAGGATAAGTCAGGCAACAAAAGATTTGGTGAAGAAAACCGCCAAAGAAATGAATTATAAGCAGAATAATCTTGCCAAAGCTCTTAAAAGTGGTGAAACAAAAAACGTAGGAATTATCGTTCCTTTTGTTAATACCAACTTCTTCTCCTCCGTTATCCGTGGAATTGAAGAAGAACTTTCTCCGCACGGATATCATGTAATTATTTGTCAGAGTCACGAAGATGTCAATATTGAAAAAAGACATTTAAATACTTTGCTGAACGCTCAGGTTGACGGGATTTTCATGTCCGTTTCAAGAACGACAATTGATACAGAACATATTCAGAGTATTTTAGATACAACCAATACGCCGATCATCTTTTTTGATAGAAAAAAGGATATTCCGGGCATCAGCACCATCGTTATTGATGACTACCGAGGCGGTTACATGGCTACCGAACATTTAATTAAAGAAGGTTATAAAAATATTTGTCATTTTGCGGGAGATCTTAATCTTGAAATCTATCAAAACCGTCTTAATGGTTATAAACAGGCATTACTTGACCATAATTTCCAGGTTAAAGAAGATAATATCATCATCACAGGAAGTTCAATAGATGAAGGAATTGATGCGATAAAAAAACTTTGGGACAGCAAATCGATTCCGGATGCGATATTTTCTTCAAGTGATTTTGCAGCGTTGGGCGCTTGTCAGGAATTAAAAAAACGTAAGATTAAAATACCTCAGGAAGTAGCCGTTATTGGCTTTTCAAACGAACCTTTTACCCAATTTATGGAGCTTTCGATGAGTTCTGTAGATCAAACTCCCGTTATCATGGGAAAAATGGCCGGACAGGTATTTATTGAAAGCGTAAAAGAGAATGGTTCCGGAGTTTCTATTGAGAAAAAAGTGGTGTTGGCGCCGCAGCTTTATATTAGGAAGTCTTCGAAAAGGAAGTAAGTTTTTTTGATATAAATTTCTTTTGTCTTGAAACAAAAGAAACAAAAATTCAAGACTTGGAAACTTCCGCTAAAAAATATTTTTGTTCTCTAAAAATCCCAAAACTCGTGCGAATTTAACATTTGTTCTTCGGTTTGATATTTGTCTCGCACTCAAACAGTGGGATTTTCTTAACGTTCACAAAACTATTTTTCTTAACGCTCCATTTTCCTATGTCGTTATTGACAATTCACAGTGTAGTTTGTTCATTCTGACGAAGGAAGAATCTCAACTTTTTCATTAAAAATATTTAAGTTTTGGCTAAAGCCAATCTGGATTGTATATTTATTAAACGGGCTAAAGCCCGTTCCTAATGATGCAAACTTTGTGTTTATTTGTGAAAAAAATTTGTGTCATTTGTGTTTAAATTGAATTTCCTCCAAAAGAAAATGCCTCCCACAAATGTAGAAAGCATTTTCAACCCTAATATTTATATAATTAAAACAATTATAAACTTACTCCCCGTCTCCAGGGAATAAAATCGTTTTGATTCAAAATTGCGGCTTTTGTTTTTACCTCTCCGCTTGCGACTTCGATGATAAATTCTAAAAGCTCTTCTGCCTTTTCGTCGATTGTTTTTTCACCTGTAATCACGTCTCCTGTGTTGAAATCAATGATATCGGGCATTCTTTGTGATAAAGAAGTGTTTGACGAAATTTTCACAACGGGAACAACCGGATTTCCAGTTGGAGTTCCCAAACCTGTTGTGAATAAAACTACGTTTGAGCCTGAACCAACCAAAGCCGTTGTACATTCCACGTCATTTCCGGGGGTGCATAATAAATTTAAGCCCGGTTCTTTGATGTATTCTGTGAAATCGAGAACGTCATTTATCGGCGATGAACCACCTTTTTTAGCAGCTCCTGCAGATTTCATGGCGTCGGTTATCAGTCCATCTTTAATATTCCCCGGCGATGGATTCATATCAAAACCTGATCCTGCAGCAACGACTGAATCTTCAAAATCTTTCATTAACTGTAAGAATCTTTCCGCATCATCTTCATTCACGCAACGGTTCACCAATTCCTGCTCTACTCCACATAATTCCGGAAATTCTGAAAGGATGGTTGAACCACCGATTCCAGCTATTAAATCTGATAATTGTCCTAAAACCGGATTGGCAGAAATTCCTGAAAAACCGTCTGAACCCCCACATTCCAATCCTAAAACTAACTTAGAAATTGGGGTTGGTTTTCTTTCGATTTCATTGGCTTGCTTGATGGCTTCGTAAGAATCTTTGATGATTCCGTTGAGCATTTCATCAACTGTTCCGGACTTTTGCTGTTCGTAAACAATGATCGGTTTTTTATTATTCGGACTGATTTTTTGCAATGCATCCGTAAAAATCTGAACCTGTAAATTCTGACATCCCAAGCTCAAAACCGTTGCTCCGGCTACATTCGGATTATTCACATAACCTGCCAATAACCTTCCCAACGCTTCTGCGTCCTGACGAATACCGCCACAACCGCCTTGGTGGGTGATGAATTTTACATCTATATTTTTAAAAACCCTTGAATTCTGATCTTCTTCAACAGCAGTTTCCGTTTCAGAATTATTGATTAGCGATCTTAATAATAGCTGATGTTTTGTTGCTTTTTCGAATAACAATTCCTTTTCAAAAACATCTTTTAAGATTTCCACATTTCTGTTTTCACAAAAAACCAATGGGAAAAATAACCAAACGTTTTCTGTTCCGACCTGCCCGTCTTCTCTGTGATAACCCATGAAAGTTTTATCTTTCCATTTGTCAACATTCGGAGCTGTCCAAACCGTTGTCTCTGTTTTGCCTTCTACTTTTGCGCTTTGGTGCTTAACATTTTCAGTCGTGATAACCTCTCCTTTCTGGATCGGCTGACTCGCTTTTCCCACCAAAACACCGTACATAATGATCTCGTCTCCAATCGCAAGATCTTCGGTCACGAATTTGTGTTTCTCCTTCGTATCTTTTATAATATCATAAGTAAGTTCACCCAAAGTAACAGTTTCTCCCTGCGTCAGATCAACCAATGCCACTGCTACATTATCTTTGGGATTTACTTTCAGTACTTTCTTTTGCATAATTTTTTAAGAATAAAATTGTATAAAGTTGTGATATGCAGTTTCTATATCGTTGTGATCAATTTCCCACAATGCTTTTGCAACTGCAGATTTCAAACCATTAACCTTTGTAAGGTCTGTGTCCCAGAAAGATGTTTCGCTTAGCGCCAATTCTGCGATTTTTTCGTAATCTTCGTTTGCCCAGATTTTTTTGAATCTAGTGACAATCGCTTCTTCATCATTTATCGGTAGAGATTTTTCACCAAAATTTCCTTGATAGAATCTGATTAAACTTGCCAATGAGAAGGTTAAATTAAGCGGTAATTTATGGTTAATTTCAACATATTTTAACAGACTCGGAAGAATTCTTACCTTAAATTTAGACACAAAATACAAAGCGATACTTGCCTGATAATGCTTGATAAAAGGATTTCTGAATCTGTCGAAAACTTCTTCAGCAAAATCTTTCAATTCTTTTTCATCTAAACCTAATGTAGGATTTACTTCATTAAAAATCGTTTCATTTAAAAATTTACCTAAAAATTGATTATCGATAGATTCTTTTACCGTTTCTTTTCCTGATAAAATTGCTGGAGCCAACATCAATGTGTGACCACCATTCAAAATTCTCACTTTTCTTAAACGGTACGGCTGAATATCATCAACAACCAAAATCTGTTCGTCAATTTTATCAAAAGGAATTCTTTCTTTTAAATTTGATGCATCCTGAATGACAAAAAGCAAGAAAGTTTCAGAAACGACCATCATTTTATCTTCATAATCCAATTGATCTTCGTACGTATCTGAATCATCTTTCGGATAACCCGGAACAATTCTGTCTACCAATGTATTATGGAAATAATTACTTTGTTCAATCCATTGCACAAAGTTAGCTTCTAAATTCCAAAGTTGGGCATATTTTAAGATAATTTCTTTTAAAGCAAAAGCATTGTCTTCGATCAATTCACATGGAATAATTCTCAACCCTTTGTCTTCCGCTCCATTGAAATGTTTGAATCTTTCGTGTAATAAAACCGTTAGTTTCGCAGGAAAATTCTTGTGCGGACCAGCGTAATCATTTTCTGATTCGTCATAAGCAATTCCTGTTTCTGTCGTATTGGAAAAGATAAATTCTAATTCTTCTTCTTTCGCTAACGCTAAGAATTCATCATAATTTGTATAAGGATTGATCGACTTCTGAATCGCAGAAATCACCTGTTTTGTATCAATGATCTCGCCTTTTTTAATTCCTCTTGAAAAAAGCGTGTATAAATTATCCTGCTCTTCCAATTTATGAACCGAACCACCTGCTGTTGGCTGAACGTTTACGATTCCTGCATTAAATCCTGCTTCTTTATTTAATTTATCAATCACATAATCTGTGAATCCTCTCATGAAATTCCCACCCCCAAACTGTACAATTTTGATTGGAAGCTTTTCCTGAGAACCGTTTAATTCACGATTTAATTTTTGTTTTGTCTGATTTTCCATCTTTCTAATTGATGATTTTATTTTTTTAACGCAAAGAGCGCAAAGATTTTTTGCAATTATTGCGGTTGATTTTTACGTTCGCAAGGGCGTTTCACTCAGCTAAGACCGCTATAAAATCTTTGGATCTATTTTTTGTTTAATCAAACCTTGAAGGTTTAGACTGGATATATTTATTTACTTATCACTTTATATTTTGGAACCAATGATTTCATCACTACCCATGCAATTAAATAGGCTACTGCGCAGATTGAGAAAATGATCATATATCCTTTATCAATTCCATCTGAAACTACTGCTCCGGACTTTTTTAACTGC harbors:
- a CDS encoding AAA family ATPase, with the protein product MNQNEITYSEEVTKALNIAQKIGRENLNKYFNGAHLLKAMLNRDLGLLKHLENLGIDVFYLEEWAEVRIEESPKSSTNIYSCEPDEIIDEIFAEADSVREILDEEEISLFAVMTAISSPGVAFSFDQMKTFPTTRNELLKDVNSFGLKTESEPSISKKTSNTFIKKYCINKNDQVKNKNKKELLVGRDTEINKITEILCRFSKQNVLIIGDHGVGKTALIEGFIQKNIAKQIPDVLSGLQIFELDMGGLVAGASYKGEIEDRIKSIAQELKAFPKSVLIIEEFHSLFGNQGSDSGIVNLLKSEISNGLTIIATSTIEEYTKKIEKEQGLAGMFELLKLEETEDETHLRMLKQTLEDYQIHHKIKVDDETMKEAIRLSKRYMKEKSLPASAIDLIDHTMSVLKTAGESFLKEKNHLLTKIIHLEDNANNYSDAERKQHSEWQLKDLIEKTKYLISTSDIYKEENQIPEFESADEILKYSRELIENVEKIAQQKRTHITELDLALIISQKTNIPIGKLKEEEKQRLNDMENVLAKRVVGQDHAISIVSEAVLETRSGLSKAGQPIGSFFFLGPTGTGKTELAKSLAEFLFQDENAIIRFDMSEFKEEHSAALLYGAPPGYVGYEEGGLLVNKIRQKPYSIVLFDEIEKAHASVFDVFLQIMDEGKLHDRLGKEGDFSNAIILFTSNIGSEFIVESFGKGEIPPSSKLLEMMSRFFRPEFLGRLTETIPFAPISRENALKIFEIHLKKELLDLVKNLNIELSITQEAKEFLSMEGYDIKYGARPLKGIIRGRLRRPLAKKIVADEYKEGDKVEVSLENNDLVWKKIS
- the xylA gene encoding xylose isomerase, whose protein sequence is MAITTGNKEYFKGIDKIQFEGRESDNPLAFKYYDENKVVRGKTMKEYFKFATAYWHTFCATGGDPFGVGTQHFDWLASSDAKQRATEKMDAAFEFFTKLGVPYYCFHDYDLIDEADNFKESTKRLEFITDYAKEKQTASGVKLLWGTSNCFSNPRFMNGAATNPSFDVLAYAGGQVKNALDATIKLGGENYVFWGGREGYMSLLNTNMKRELEHMAKFLHMAKDYARSQGFKGTFFIEPKPMEPTKHQYDFDAATCLNFLRQYDLLGDFKLNLEVNHATLAQHTFEHELQVAADNNVLGSIDANRGDYQNGWDTDQFPVDLYEMTQAMLVIIEAGGFQGGGVNFDAKIRRNSTDLEDIFIAHISGMDNFARAFLAADKILEKSKYSEIRTNRYSSFDNGKGKDFEEGKLSLADLASHAAGLGEVGRESGKQEYLESLINQYL
- the xylE gene encoding D-xylose transporter XylE, translating into MQIIDSGPKYSSGTKVKINMVYVTMLTLVATLGGLLFGYDTAVISGAEKSIQEYLIIPLGLSSLAHGATISSALIGCIIGGAVSGYISTRLGRKKSLMLAAFLFFISALGAAYPEFLFFKHGEHSMGVLLAFNFYRIIGGIGVGLASAVCPMYIGEIAPAEVRGRLVSLNQFAIIFGMLVVYFVNWGIADGKSLEWINEIGWRYMFLSLTIPAVLFGVLLFFVPETPRYLTLIKQDDEALKILTKINGEARAKEIFSEIKGTVAEHKSEIFAFGKTVIILGILLSVFQQFVGINVALYYAPRIFESMGVHKDASMLQTVVMGLVNVVFTVVAIFTVDKWGRKPLLIIGSIGMAIGMFAIAIFSYYHIIGIATLVFIIVYTASFMMSWGPICWVLISEIFPNKIRGSAIAIAVAAQWAANYLISSTYPFMMEFSGAFTYGFYGVMSVLSLIFVWKMVPETKGRSLEDIEKIWKK
- a CDS encoding LacI family DNA-binding transcriptional regulator, which encodes MNKKSATIYDISKKINVSVATVSRALNDHPRISQATKDLVKKTAKEMNYKQNNLAKALKSGETKNVGIIVPFVNTNFFSSVIRGIEEELSPHGYHVIICQSHEDVNIEKRHLNTLLNAQVDGIFMSVSRTTIDTEHIQSILDTTNTPIIFFDRKKDIPGISTIVIDDYRGGYMATEHLIKEGYKNICHFAGDLNLEIYQNRLNGYKQALLDHNFQVKEDNIIITGSSIDEGIDAIKKLWDSKSIPDAIFSSSDFAALGACQELKKRKIKIPQEVAVIGFSNEPFTQFMELSMSSVDQTPVIMGKMAGQVFIESVKENGSGVSIEKKVVLAPQLYIRKSSKRK
- a CDS encoding UxaA family hydrolase, with the protein product MQKKVLKVNPKDNVAVALVDLTQGETVTLGELTYDIIKDTKEKHKFVTEDLAIGDEIIMYGVLVGKASQPIQKGEVITTENVKHQSAKVEGKTETTVWTAPNVDKWKDKTFMGYHREDGQVGTENVWLFFPLVFCENRNVEILKDVFEKELLFEKATKHQLLLRSLINNSETETAVEEDQNSRVFKNIDVKFITHQGGCGGIRQDAEALGRLLAGYVNNPNVAGATVLSLGCQNLQVQIFTDALQKISPNNKKPIIVYEQQKSGTVDEMLNGIIKDSYEAIKQANEIERKPTPISKLVLGLECGGSDGFSGISANPVLGQLSDLIAGIGGSTILSEFPELCGVEQELVNRCVNEDDAERFLQLMKDFEDSVVAAGSGFDMNPSPGNIKDGLITDAMKSAGAAKKGGSSPINDVLDFTEYIKEPGLNLLCTPGNDVECTTALVGSGSNVVLFTTGLGTPTGNPVVPVVKISSNTSLSQRMPDIIDFNTGDVITGEKTIDEKAEELLEFIIEVASGEVKTKAAILNQNDFIPWRRGVSL
- a CDS encoding tagaturonate reductase, with the protein product MENQTKQKLNRELNGSQEKLPIKIVQFGGGNFMRGFTDYVIDKLNKEAGFNAGIVNVQPTAGGSVHKLEEQDNLYTLFSRGIKKGEIIDTKQVISAIQKSINPYTNYDEFLALAKEEELEFIFSNTTETGIAYDESENDYAGPHKNFPAKLTVLLHERFKHFNGAEDKGLRIIPCELIEDNAFALKEIILKYAQLWNLEANFVQWIEQSNYFHNTLVDRIVPGYPKDDSDTYEDQLDYEDKMMVVSETFLLFVIQDASNLKERIPFDKIDEQILVVDDIQPYRLRKVRILNGGHTLMLAPAILSGKETVKESIDNQFLGKFLNETIFNEVNPTLGLDEKELKDFAEEVFDRFRNPFIKHYQASIALYFVSKFKVRILPSLLKYVEINHKLPLNLTFSLASLIRFYQGNFGEKSLPINDEEAIVTRFKKIWANEDYEKIAELALSETSFWDTDLTKVNGLKSAVAKALWEIDHNDIETAYHNFIQFYS